In Tenuifilum sp. 4138str, a single window of DNA contains:
- a CDS encoding aspartate kinase produces the protein MKVLKFGGTSVGNADRLRKVNELLNGDEPIVVVLSAMAGVTNSLVEITELAQSGKMLEAIEKTKELEDKHIKTADGLFDSKMYRKRGEEFISNLFLRILSRLIEGFNQTDSRNIVALGEQLSVGLFHMLLTEQGKRAAYIPALEYMRIDKDSEPDFFYIEQNLKRLMQNNPFAKIYVTEGFICRNANGLVDNLGRGGSDFTAAIVGNVLNANEVQIWTDIDGVHNNDPRFVTNTFPLRQLSYDEAAELAYFGAKILHPQTIQPCKVKNIPVVLKNTLNPIDEGTVISSMKNRKGIKAVAAKDGITAINIKSSRMLLAYGFLHRVFEVFDTYKTPVDMITTSEVSISLTIDSTINLEKIVNVLSQFAQVEVERNQTIVCVVGDFPASHKGYAAMVFDCLREIPIRMISYGGSVNNISFLIDSHYKVQALRLLQQLFPAVSVSDSTHQNIEANPF, from the coding sequence ATGAAAGTTTTAAAGTTTGGCGGAACATCGGTTGGTAATGCCGATAGGCTCAGAAAGGTAAACGAGCTGCTTAATGGCGATGAACCCATTGTAGTGGTTTTATCGGCCATGGCAGGAGTTACAAACAGCTTAGTGGAAATCACAGAGCTGGCACAGTCGGGTAAGATGCTCGAGGCAATTGAAAAAACTAAAGAGCTTGAGGACAAACACATAAAAACCGCCGACGGACTATTTGATTCAAAAATGTACCGAAAAAGGGGTGAAGAGTTTATTAGCAACCTGTTTTTGCGGATTCTATCGAGATTGATTGAAGGCTTCAACCAGACCGATTCGCGGAATATAGTTGCCCTAGGAGAGCAACTATCGGTAGGACTATTCCACATGCTACTAACAGAGCAGGGGAAAAGAGCCGCGTACATTCCTGCACTGGAATACATGAGGATTGACAAGGATAGCGAGCCCGATTTCTTTTACATTGAACAGAACCTAAAACGCCTCATGCAAAATAACCCTTTTGCAAAAATTTATGTAACCGAGGGTTTTATTTGCCGCAATGCAAATGGGTTGGTTGATAACTTGGGCCGAGGTGGAAGCGATTTTACCGCAGCCATTGTTGGAAATGTGCTGAACGCAAACGAGGTGCAAATTTGGACCGATATAGATGGGGTACACAACAACGACCCACGCTTTGTTACAAATACTTTCCCATTGCGACAGCTATCGTACGACGAGGCTGCCGAACTTGCCTACTTTGGCGCAAAAATACTTCACCCCCAAACCATTCAACCCTGCAAGGTAAAGAATATCCCTGTTGTGTTGAAGAACACTTTGAACCCTATAGACGAAGGAACGGTAATATCATCCATGAAGAACCGGAAAGGGATAAAGGCAGTGGCAGCAAAGGATGGTATTACAGCAATAAACATCAAGTCGTCGCGGATGCTTTTAGCCTACGGCTTCCTGCACAGGGTTTTTGAGGTTTTTGACACTTACAAAACCCCAGTCGATATGATTACTACATCGGAGGTATCCATATCGCTTACCATTGATAGCACTATTAACCTTGAAAAGATTGTAAATGTTTTAAGCCAATTTGCGCAGGTGGAAGTGGAACGGAACCAAACCATTGTTTGCGTAGTTGGCGATTTCCCAGCATCGCATAAGGGCTATGCAGCCATGGTTTTCGATTGCCTGCGCGAGATACCTATACGGATGATCTCCTACGGAGGAAGCGTAAACAATATCTCGTTTCTGATTGATTCGCACTACAAGGTTCAGGCCTTAAGGTTGCTACAGCAGCTTTTCCCGGCGGTGAGTGTAAGTGATTCAACCCACCAGAACATTGAAGCAAACCCCTTTTAG
- the pheT gene encoding phenylalanine--tRNA ligase subunit beta, with amino-acid sequence MKISHSWLTQYLNVSKTPDEISKILTSIGLEVESLEAKETVKGGLAGVVVGEVLTCEKHPDADKLSLTTVNVGAEQPLSIVCGAPNVAKGQKVLVATVGTKLYFNDQEIVIKKAKLRGQLSEGMICAEDELGLGDSHDGIMVLPADAPVGMPAADYLRIEKDYQYEIGLTPNRIDAASHYGVARDLAAFLTYHESPVKANLPDVSSFKVDNNTLPIPVEVLNPEACPRYCGITINGVKVAPSPEWLQKRLRSIGLNPINNVVDVTNFVLHEVGQPLHAFDADAIKGNKVIVRTMPEGTPFVTLDGVERKLSADDLMICNESEPMCIAGVFGGLHSGVTEKTTKVFLESACFNPVYVRKTGRRHDLHTDASFRFERGTDPNITIWALKRAALLIKEVAGGTISSEIVDVNSSPVNHFEVDFNIHSALSLIGKQIPEVDIERILEGLEIRVLKKNGQQWLLGVPTYRVDVRREADVVEDILRIYGYNNVEIGAKVNGTLSYTKKPDSLQMQNIVSDYLSSNGFAEIMCNSLTKGGYYEGLATFPGVNSVKILNPLSNELNVLRQTLLFGGLESIQRNINFRNLNLKLYEFGNCYVFKPEVKSQKPLDKYSEHFSIGIWLTGENLKEHWMTKPEKQNFYHLKGYVHSILSRFGFSIDRIDVSEAPCDIYAYGLTYKAQGKHLVTYGMVSPEILRQFDIKTDVFFAEIMWLPLMDMIAESKIQYQELPKFPEVRRDLALLIDSSVKYEQIRKLAFETERKLLKSVNLFDVYQGKNIPEGKKSYAISYILQDESKTLTDEQIDKTMKRLIDVYVRELGAQIR; translated from the coding sequence ATGAAAATTTCGCATAGCTGGCTTACGCAATACCTGAATGTGAGTAAAACACCTGATGAGATTTCAAAGATACTAACATCAATTGGATTAGAGGTTGAAAGCCTTGAGGCAAAGGAAACCGTTAAGGGTGGCCTTGCCGGAGTTGTGGTGGGTGAGGTTTTAACATGCGAAAAGCATCCCGATGCCGATAAGCTGAGCTTAACCACGGTAAACGTTGGTGCTGAGCAACCCTTAAGCATTGTATGCGGTGCGCCCAATGTGGCCAAAGGCCAAAAGGTACTGGTTGCAACCGTTGGAACTAAGCTGTATTTCAACGATCAGGAAATAGTAATTAAAAAGGCAAAACTTCGCGGTCAGCTCTCCGAGGGCATGATATGTGCCGAGGATGAGTTGGGTTTAGGCGATAGCCACGATGGTATAATGGTTTTACCTGCTGATGCTCCTGTGGGCATGCCTGCTGCTGATTACCTTAGGATTGAGAAAGATTACCAGTACGAGATAGGCTTAACCCCTAACCGAATTGATGCTGCCTCGCATTACGGTGTGGCTAGGGATTTAGCAGCTTTCCTTACCTACCATGAGAGCCCGGTTAAGGCCAATCTTCCTGATGTTTCCAGCTTTAAGGTTGATAACAACACGTTGCCCATACCCGTTGAGGTTTTGAACCCTGAGGCATGCCCGCGTTACTGTGGTATCACCATTAACGGGGTAAAGGTTGCCCCTTCGCCTGAGTGGTTGCAGAAACGATTACGCTCAATTGGGCTCAATCCCATTAATAATGTGGTTGATGTTACCAATTTCGTTCTGCATGAGGTTGGTCAACCACTCCATGCTTTTGATGCTGATGCCATTAAGGGCAACAAGGTGATTGTTAGAACCATGCCTGAGGGTACCCCTTTTGTTACCCTCGACGGAGTGGAACGCAAGCTATCAGCCGATGATTTGATGATTTGCAACGAGAGTGAGCCCATGTGTATTGCCGGTGTTTTTGGTGGGCTACATTCGGGAGTCACTGAAAAGACTACAAAAGTATTCCTTGAAAGCGCTTGCTTTAACCCTGTTTACGTCCGTAAAACCGGCCGTAGACACGATTTGCATACCGATGCCTCGTTCAGGTTTGAACGCGGTACTGACCCCAATATTACAATTTGGGCACTAAAGCGTGCAGCGCTTTTGATTAAAGAGGTTGCTGGCGGGACTATCTCGTCAGAGATTGTGGATGTAAATAGCAGTCCGGTTAACCACTTCGAGGTGGATTTCAACATCCACAGCGCATTGAGTTTAATTGGAAAGCAAATTCCCGAAGTTGATATCGAAAGAATTCTTGAGGGTCTTGAAATTAGGGTGCTTAAGAAAAATGGACAGCAGTGGCTTTTGGGAGTTCCTACATACAGGGTAGATGTTCGTCGTGAAGCCGATGTGGTTGAGGATATTCTCAGGATTTACGGCTATAATAACGTTGAAATAGGCGCAAAGGTTAATGGAACATTAAGTTACACCAAAAAGCCCGATAGTCTTCAGATGCAGAACATTGTATCGGACTACCTTTCGTCAAATGGTTTTGCTGAAATTATGTGCAACTCGTTGACAAAGGGCGGTTACTATGAAGGGCTGGCTACTTTCCCCGGGGTAAACTCAGTTAAGATTCTTAACCCCCTAAGCAACGAGCTGAATGTTTTACGCCAAACACTCCTTTTTGGAGGGCTCGAGAGCATTCAGCGAAACATTAATTTCCGTAATCTAAACCTTAAACTCTACGAGTTTGGGAACTGCTATGTATTCAAGCCCGAAGTAAAATCGCAGAAACCGCTTGATAAGTACTCGGAGCATTTTAGCATTGGCATTTGGTTAACTGGCGAAAATTTAAAGGAACACTGGATGACCAAGCCAGAAAAGCAGAATTTTTATCACCTGAAGGGTTATGTTCATTCTATACTATCGCGCTTTGGTTTTAGTATTGATAGAATTGACGTATCTGAAGCTCCTTGTGATATTTACGCTTATGGATTAACTTACAAGGCACAGGGTAAGCATCTTGTTACTTATGGAATGGTAAGCCCAGAAATACTCAGGCAATTCGATATAAAGACCGATGTTTTCTTTGCCGAGATAATGTGGCTGCCTTTAATGGACATGATTGCAGAAAGTAAAATTCAGTACCAGGAATTACCCAAGTTTCCTGAGGTTCGTCGCGATTTAGCTTTGCTAATCGATTCATCGGTTAAGTATGAGCAAATCCGAAAGCTAGCCTTTGAAACCGAGCGCAAGCTCCTAAAAAGCGTAAACCTTTTCGATGTTTATCAAGGAAAGAATATACCGGAGGGGAAGAAGTCGTATGCAATTAGCTATATCCTTCAGGACGAAAGTAAAACCCTTACCGACGAGCAAATAGATAAGACAATGAAGCGCCTAATAGATGTTTACGTTAGGGAGCTTGGTGCGCAAATCCGTTAA
- a CDS encoding O-acetyl-ADP-ribose deacetylase codes for MAKIELVLGDITQMDVDAIVNAANESLLGGGGVDGAIHRAAGPQLLEECRAIGGCPTGEARITKGYNLNARYVIHTVGPIWRGGQHNETLLLRHAYVNSLKLAQKHGLKSIAFPNISTGVYHFPKQSAAQIAIRAVEEFVTKNPLPERVVFVCFDQENYNIYREILG; via the coding sequence ATGGCCAAAATTGAATTGGTGTTAGGCGATATAACCCAAATGGATGTTGATGCCATTGTAAATGCGGCAAACGAGTCGTTGTTGGGGGGTGGAGGTGTTGATGGAGCTATACATCGTGCTGCCGGGCCCCAGCTGCTTGAGGAGTGCCGAGCCATAGGTGGCTGCCCAACGGGTGAAGCGCGAATCACCAAAGGATACAACCTTAATGCGCGGTATGTAATCCATACCGTTGGGCCAATCTGGCGGGGTGGCCAGCATAACGAAACGCTTCTACTGCGGCATGCCTATGTTAATAGCCTAAAATTAGCCCAAAAGCATGGGCTTAAAAGCATTGCATTCCCTAATATTAGTACAGGTGTTTACCATTTTCCTAAGCAATCGGCTGCGCAGATTGCCATAAGGGCAGTTGAGGAATTCGTGACCAAAAACCCTTTACCGGAGCGGGTGGTATTTGTATGTTTCGACCAGGAAAACTACAATATTTACAGGGAAATTCTTGGGTAA
- a CDS encoding sigma-54-dependent transcriptional regulator, whose amino-acid sequence MKEINILVLDDEKVFRKEIKEFLDGEGFSVLTAERPSEAFSILSENHIDILILDLRLPEMDGLQVLTKVKEEYPDIEVIMITGHGDMDAVINAMRMGAIEFFPKPFRLLDMRAAIQRTKRYIALNEQLKEINQTYSLVSKDLIESIGTEIIGNSFGIRQVVDLMGKVAKTDNTSVLITGESGTGKELVARGIHYLSSRKKSYFYAVNCSAIPDTLFESEFFGHKKGAFTGANEDKAGWFEVANGGTLFLDEVVEMQPAMQSKLLRVLEDRKIRRIGSSVDIPVDVRIIAATNQDINKLIEDGKFRGDLYYRLNSFQIHIPPLRERKEDIPILFDYYVKHISTRMGKKINQVDPFIVKAMMSYNFPGNIREMRNMVERAIILSEGGRLTMKNFSGLIAPADSTPTTGVIGEEIFDLDLIEKIVIMKALERTGYKKTKAAQLLNITRQALDRRLEKYDINL is encoded by the coding sequence ATGAAAGAGATAAATATTTTGGTTCTCGACGACGAAAAGGTTTTTCGTAAAGAGATAAAAGAATTTCTGGATGGAGAAGGTTTTTCCGTCCTAACCGCAGAACGACCCTCAGAAGCATTCAGCATTCTCAGCGAGAATCACATAGATATACTTATCCTTGACCTCCGCCTACCCGAGATGGATGGCCTACAAGTGCTCACCAAGGTAAAGGAAGAATACCCCGACATTGAGGTTATCATGATTACCGGGCATGGCGACATGGATGCTGTTATAAACGCCATGCGCATGGGCGCTATTGAGTTCTTCCCAAAACCCTTCCGATTACTCGACATGCGTGCTGCCATTCAACGCACCAAACGCTATATCGCCCTTAACGAGCAGCTTAAGGAAATTAACCAAACATACTCTTTGGTGTCAAAGGATTTGATTGAGAGTATTGGTACCGAGATTATTGGAAACTCCTTTGGAATAAGACAGGTAGTTGACCTTATGGGCAAGGTGGCTAAAACCGATAACACCTCAGTACTAATAACTGGCGAGAGCGGAACCGGTAAGGAACTTGTTGCCCGTGGCATTCACTACCTTAGCTCCCGCAAGAAATCGTACTTTTATGCCGTGAACTGCTCGGCCATCCCCGATACCCTGTTCGAGAGTGAATTTTTTGGTCACAAAAAAGGGGCATTTACCGGAGCCAACGAGGATAAAGCTGGATGGTTCGAGGTGGCAAATGGTGGCACGCTCTTCCTCGATGAGGTGGTTGAAATGCAACCAGCCATGCAGAGCAAGCTGCTACGCGTTCTTGAAGACCGCAAAATCCGCAGGATTGGCTCAAGTGTAGATATCCCTGTTGATGTCCGGATTATTGCGGCCACCAACCAGGATATTAACAAGCTGATTGAAGACGGAAAGTTCCGTGGCGATCTATACTACCGCTTAAACTCGTTCCAAATACACATACCGCCGCTCCGCGAGCGAAAGGAGGATATTCCAATACTTTTCGATTACTACGTAAAACATATATCAACCCGAATGGGCAAAAAGATAAATCAGGTTGACCCATTCATAGTTAAAGCCATGATGAGCTACAACTTTCCGGGTAACATCAGGGAGATGCGCAACATGGTTGAACGCGCAATAATTCTTTCCGAAGGTGGCAGGCTAACCATGAAAAACTTTAGCGGTTTAATTGCACCTGCCGACAGCACTCCCACAACCGGCGTAATAGGTGAAGAAATTTTTGATCTTGATCTTATTGAAAAGATAGTGATAATGAAAGCCCTTGAGCGCACGGGCTACAAGAAGACCAAGGCGGCACAGCTACTTAACATTACCCGTCAGGCACTAGACCGAAGGTTGGAAAAATACGATATCAATTTATAG
- a CDS encoding tetratricopeptide repeat-containing sensor histidine kinase, with amino-acid sequence MKHLLRIVWLTLSLSGLAQIGLSQADTLPQEIAVKGSSKAADLVVQGKSLLKTNPDRCLDIGLQALVTAKKEGDSFTESMALELLAEANYKLGEYETSLRYFNRAANLYSSINKPEFTAKSLLGIARVYEASQNFDLAIQQLEAGIKTLKNIPNKNVYLELILKLGNLHLNQKNFKQAKQYGIEALTLLNNQTTTVYNKNKALIDTYTLLGQASKNSGDLGTSLDYFKKVSEAAIKQSDSISYSKSLNEIGVVFMLTQKYDSAYQYFNLSYTISLNASDTVGIIQSLQGLGDYYYEKGNYNQAINYYTQCQSISSKYNDIPTLIAALVSISRCHFQLGDYPTSSRFLNQALNIAQKNNLTSSKADVYRYLSVINEAQGRYKDALDYHKMWVDLRDSLQYEETGQRLAKLQILYEISQKEKENEILKQNSEIQKLQIAKSRYQLRFLISMLVVVAIILSLLVVLFRNKQKEIAKQKETEQRITEINRELERRMIEEIKKQEKQQQLLSQKSKLESLGTLAAGIAHEINQPLGGISMGLDNILMRIQDKNCSEEYLKEKLNSLFENVERIKKIIDHIRYFSRTQKPVTFSMVNLNDVVKSALFMVSAQFENHGVTIETSLDENIPPITADKYKLEQVLLNLLSNAKYAVDEKEKKNEDRTYRKKIKVSTRKDEQNVYLTVWDNGTGIPQKIVEKIFDPFFTTKSEDKGTGLGLSISYGFIKDLLGDIRVVSEPNEFTLFEISIPRE; translated from the coding sequence ATGAAACATTTACTACGAATAGTATGGCTTACATTAAGCCTTTCCGGTTTAGCGCAAATTGGCCTAAGCCAAGCCGATACTTTGCCCCAAGAGATTGCTGTAAAGGGAAGTTCAAAAGCCGCTGACCTTGTGGTTCAGGGTAAATCCCTGCTTAAAACCAACCCTGATCGCTGCCTTGATATTGGGTTACAAGCCCTTGTAACGGCTAAAAAGGAAGGTGATTCCTTTACGGAATCGATGGCCTTAGAGCTGCTTGCCGAAGCAAACTATAAGCTTGGCGAGTACGAAACCTCGCTCCGTTACTTTAACCGGGCTGCCAACCTTTACTCATCAATCAATAAACCCGAATTTACAGCAAAGTCTCTTTTAGGAATAGCCAGGGTTTACGAAGCAAGCCAAAATTTCGACCTGGCAATACAACAGCTCGAAGCGGGCATAAAAACGCTTAAAAATATTCCAAACAAAAATGTTTACCTTGAGCTGATACTTAAGCTCGGCAACCTCCATTTAAACCAAAAGAACTTTAAGCAGGCAAAGCAATATGGAATTGAAGCCCTTACCCTGCTAAACAACCAAACTACCACTGTTTACAATAAAAACAAAGCCCTGATTGATACCTATACCCTACTTGGCCAAGCCAGCAAAAATTCAGGCGATTTAGGTACTAGTCTCGATTACTTTAAAAAGGTTAGCGAGGCTGCAATAAAACAATCCGACTCAATTTCATACAGTAAATCGCTCAATGAAATTGGTGTGGTTTTTATGCTTACGCAAAAGTACGATAGCGCCTATCAGTACTTCAACCTATCGTACACCATTAGCCTGAATGCTTCCGATACCGTTGGAATTATCCAAAGTTTACAGGGACTGGGCGACTACTACTATGAAAAAGGGAACTATAACCAGGCCATAAACTACTACACACAGTGCCAAAGCATTTCCTCAAAATACAACGACATACCAACCTTAATAGCTGCCTTGGTAAGCATATCGCGTTGCCACTTTCAGCTTGGCGATTACCCCACTTCGTCGCGCTTCCTAAACCAAGCGCTTAACATAGCGCAGAAAAACAACCTTACCTCTTCAAAAGCCGATGTTTACCGATACCTTTCGGTAATCAATGAGGCCCAAGGGCGCTACAAGGATGCCCTTGATTACCACAAGATGTGGGTTGACCTGCGCGATTCATTGCAGTACGAAGAAACAGGACAACGTCTGGCGAAACTCCAAATACTTTACGAAATATCGCAAAAGGAAAAAGAGAACGAAATCCTAAAGCAAAACTCCGAGATCCAAAAGTTACAGATAGCGAAGTCGAGGTACCAATTGCGTTTTCTGATATCGATGCTAGTGGTTGTGGCAATAATTCTCTCGTTACTGGTTGTGCTATTCCGCAATAAACAGAAAGAGATTGCCAAGCAAAAGGAAACGGAACAGCGTATCACTGAGATTAACCGAGAACTTGAACGCCGAATGATTGAAGAGATAAAGAAACAGGAAAAGCAACAGCAACTTCTATCGCAGAAGTCGAAGCTCGAATCGCTAGGTACCCTAGCAGCCGGTATTGCACACGAAATCAATCAGCCACTTGGGGGAATATCGATGGGTCTGGATAATATCCTTATGCGTATTCAGGACAAAAACTGTAGCGAGGAGTACCTGAAAGAGAAACTGAACTCTCTATTTGAGAATGTTGAGCGTATTAAAAAGATAATAGACCATATCCGCTACTTTTCTCGCACCCAAAAGCCGGTAACCTTTTCAATGGTTAACCTAAACGATGTGGTAAAAAGTGCCCTCTTTATGGTATCGGCTCAATTTGAAAACCACGGGGTTACAATTGAAACCTCATTGGATGAGAACATTCCACCAATTACGGCCGACAAGTATAAACTTGAGCAGGTTTTACTGAACCTACTTTCCAATGCAAAATATGCAGTAGATGAAAAAGAAAAGAAAAACGAGGATAGGACATACCGAAAAAAGATTAAAGTTAGCACCCGCAAAGATGAACAAAACGTTTACCTAACAGTATGGGACAACGGAACGGGCATTCCCCAAAAAATAGTAGAGAAAATTTTCGACCCATTCTTCACCACTAAAAGCGAAGATAAAGGTACTGGTTTAGGCCTTTCAATATCCTATGGGTTTATCAAGGATCTACTAGGAGATATTCGCGTTGTAAGCGAACCCAACGAGTTCACCCTTTTTGAGATATCAATCCCAAGAGAATAA
- a CDS encoding UbiA-like polyprenyltransferase — protein sequence MFFKVKNYLSLVKFSHTIFAMPFALIGYFLAYYKHSLNPDWWLFLKVILCMVFARNAAMSFNRLVDRHFDKLNPRTSGREIPRGIIAPRSVMLFCIVNSILFVLTTYFINPLVFYLSPVALGVILFYSYTKRFTMFSHLVLGIGLSLAPIGAYLSVTGSFALIPILYSVVVLFWVAGFDIIYALQDEDFDRNSKLHSIPAAVGARGALAIALVLHFISASIVISIGILAGFNIYYWIGAFLFITLMIYQHYLVRPTDISKVNMAFATTNGMASLLFALFNIISILTY from the coding sequence ATGTTTTTTAAAGTAAAGAACTACTTGTCGCTGGTAAAGTTCAGCCATACAATTTTTGCAATGCCTTTTGCCCTTATTGGTTATTTTTTAGCTTACTATAAGCACTCGCTAAACCCTGACTGGTGGCTTTTTTTAAAGGTGATACTCTGCATGGTTTTTGCCCGAAATGCAGCTATGAGTTTCAACCGTTTAGTTGATAGGCATTTTGATAAGTTAAATCCACGTACAAGCGGGCGGGAAATTCCTAGGGGTATCATTGCTCCCAGGTCTGTTATGCTTTTCTGCATTGTCAATTCCATCCTTTTCGTTTTAACTACATACTTTATTAACCCATTGGTGTTTTACCTGTCGCCTGTAGCGTTGGGTGTCATCCTTTTTTATAGTTACACCAAGCGGTTTACCATGTTCAGCCATCTTGTTCTGGGAATAGGCCTATCGCTTGCGCCTATTGGCGCATACCTTTCGGTTACTGGTAGTTTTGCTCTTATTCCTATTCTATACTCGGTTGTTGTTCTTTTCTGGGTGGCAGGCTTCGATATCATTTATGCTCTTCAGGATGAAGATTTTGACCGTAATTCTAAGTTGCACTCAATACCTGCTGCAGTTGGTGCTCGCGGGGCTTTGGCCATTGCTTTGGTGTTGCATTTTATAAGTGCATCAATAGTTATTTCCATTGGGATACTGGCAGGCTTTAACATTTACTACTGGATAGGAGCATTCCTTTTTATAACTTTAATGATTTACCAGCATTACCTTGTCCGTCCAACCGATATTTCTAAGGTGAACATGGCTTTTGCCACCACCAATGGAATGGCAAGCCTTCTGTTCGCATTGTTTAATATAATTTCGATATTAACTTACTAA
- a CDS encoding PepSY-associated TM helix domain-containing protein, which yields MTLSKFLRVIHRDFSYFFAGMVLLYSVTGILLNHGHQLNPYYYIDVKTVKVDIPKDSSKVNDQFLLGVFSPFGESEIRSHYYPDSSTLKVFFKNGTATVNLNEQTALIENSIRRPILYQLNMMHRNRPKAWWTWFSDIFAVGLIVITLTGLFLVKGKNGITRRGAVLVAAGLILPILAMIIFF from the coding sequence ATGACTCTTTCAAAGTTCTTACGGGTAATTCACAGGGATTTCAGTTACTTTTTTGCCGGAATGGTTTTGCTATACTCTGTAACAGGAATACTCTTAAACCATGGGCATCAGCTTAACCCTTACTACTACATCGATGTTAAAACAGTAAAGGTTGATATCCCTAAGGATTCCTCAAAGGTTAACGATCAGTTTCTTTTAGGTGTCTTCAGCCCATTTGGCGAAAGCGAGATTAGGTCGCATTACTACCCCGACTCATCAACCCTGAAAGTTTTTTTCAAGAACGGAACCGCCACGGTAAACCTGAATGAGCAAACCGCGCTAATCGAAAATAGTATACGGCGACCAATCCTATACCAGCTCAACATGATGCATCGTAACCGACCCAAGGCATGGTGGACATGGTTTAGCGATATATTTGCCGTTGGGCTAATTGTTATTACGTTAACCGGGCTTTTCCTGGTAAAGGGGAAAAATGGAATTACCCGGCGAGGTGCAGTACTGGTTGCCGCAGGCCTTATTTTACCCATACTGGCCATGATCATTTTCTTTTAA
- a CDS encoding tryptophanase: MELPFAESYKIKMVEPIRRSTRQEREQWIKEAKYNLFNLPSNQVYIDLLTDSGTGAMSDRQWSAIMLGDESYAGASSYFNLKNAIRNILGFDYIMPTHQGRAAENVLFSVLVKEGDYIPGNSHFDTTKGHIEFRRAHAVDCTIDEAADTELIHPFKGNVDPQKLDYFLKEHSQRVPFVIVTITNNTAGGQPVSMKNLREVREICNRYGKLLVFDSARFAENAYFIKTREEGYAHKSIKEIVREMFSYADAMTMSSKKDAIVNIGGFIAMRDQELWRQCSKFNIMFEGYVTYGGMSGRDMNALAVGLDEGTEFDYLETRIKQVEYLGNRLDEFGIPYQKPAGGHAIFVDANKVLPNIPREQFRAQTLAIELYLEAGVRGVEIGTLLADRDPETRENRYPKLELLRLAIPRRTYTNNHMDVVAVALKNVYDRRNQITKGLEIVWEAPIMRHFTVELKPAK; the protein is encoded by the coding sequence ATGGAACTACCATTTGCCGAATCGTACAAGATTAAAATGGTTGAACCCATTCGACGTAGTACCCGTCAGGAGCGGGAACAATGGATAAAAGAGGCAAAGTACAACCTTTTCAATTTGCCCAGCAATCAGGTTTACATCGATTTGCTGACCGATTCAGGAACCGGGGCTATGAGCGACCGCCAGTGGAGCGCCATAATGCTTGGCGATGAGAGCTATGCTGGGGCTTCCTCATACTTCAACCTGAAGAACGCCATCAGGAACATCCTTGGTTTTGACTACATAATGCCAACTCACCAGGGACGTGCTGCCGAGAATGTTCTTTTCTCGGTACTAGTGAAAGAGGGCGATTACATCCCTGGCAACTCACACTTCGATACCACTAAGGGTCATATTGAGTTCCGTCGTGCCCACGCTGTGGATTGCACCATTGACGAGGCTGCCGATACTGAACTCATTCATCCCTTCAAGGGCAATGTCGATCCCCAAAAGCTCGATTATTTTCTTAAGGAGCATTCCCAAAGGGTTCCATTTGTTATAGTAACTATTACCAACAATACCGCCGGCGGACAGCCCGTATCAATGAAAAATCTTCGTGAGGTTAGGGAGATATGTAACCGTTACGGCAAGCTTTTAGTTTTTGACTCCGCTCGTTTTGCCGAGAATGCATACTTTATCAAAACCCGAGAGGAGGGCTACGCCCACAAATCCATCAAGGAGATTGTAAGGGAAATGTTCTCCTACGCCGACGCCATGACCATGAGCAGTAAAAAGGATGCCATTGTCAATATTGGTGGTTTCATTGCCATGCGCGATCAGGAGCTTTGGCGTCAGTGTTCAAAGTTCAACATTATGTTTGAGGGTTATGTTACCTACGGTGGAATGTCGGGTCGCGATATGAATGCTTTGGCTGTTGGCCTTGACGAGGGAACCGAGTTCGATTACCTGGAAACCCGAATCAAGCAGGTTGAGTACCTTGGTAACCGCCTCGATGAGTTTGGTATTCCCTACCAAAAACCTGCTGGTGGCCATGCCATCTTTGTTGATGCCAACAAGGTATTACCCAATATCCCGCGCGAACAGTTCAGGGCGCAAACACTTGCCATAGAGCTTTACCTTGAGGCTGGTGTGCGTGGTGTTGAGATTGGCACCCTACTTGCCGACCGTGACCCCGAAACCCGTGAGAATCGCTATCCTAAGCTTGAACTCCTTCGGCTTGCCATTCCACGCCGTACCTATACCAACAACCATATGGATGTGGTGGCCGTTGCCCTTAAAAACGTTTACGATAGGCGAAACCAAATAACCAAAGGACTTGAAATTGTTTGGGAAGCTCCTATAATGAGGCACTTTACCGTGGAACTTAAACCTGCCAAGTAA